The DNA segment AATTCAGATGGTTGACTTAAAAAGTCAATACGAAAAAATAAAGGAGGAAGTCAATGCAGGAATTCAGGAATGCATCGATAATACCGCGTTTATTAACGGACCAGCAGTAAAAGAATTTCAGCAGGAATTTGAAAAATACCTAAACGTAAAACATGTAATTCCATGTGCAAACGGAACAGATGCTTTACAGATTGCAATGATGGCTTTGGATTTAAAACCGGGAGATGAAGTAATCTGTCCTGCCTTTACCTATGTAGCTACCGCGGAAGTAATCGGACTTTTAGGGCTAAAACCTATTATGGTGGATGTTGATGAAAATACGTTCAATATTGCCCCAGAAGGATTGGAAAATTATATTACCCCAAAGACAAAGGCTATTGTGCCCGTCCATTTATATGGGCAAAGTGCAGAGATGAAAAAAATTCTTGATTTTGCCGAAAAGCACAATCTATTTGTAATTGAAGACAATGCTCAGGCCATAGGTTCAGATTATACATTTCCAGACGGAACATCCATGAAAACGGGAACAATAGGTCATATCGGATGCACTTCTTTCTTTCCTTCCAAAAATCTGGGATGCTATGGAGACGGGGGAGCATTAATGACAAATGATGATGATCTGGCGACAAAAATCAGAATGATTGCCAATCATGGGCAGCAAAAAAAATACTATCATAAAGTGCTGGGGTGTAACTCCCGACTTGATACTATTCAGGCAGCTGTATTAAATGTAAAATTAAAGCATCTTGATCATTACTCAGCTTCCAGAAATCAGATGGCGGCATATTATGATGAAAATCTTAAAGAAATACCTGAAATCCAAGTTCCCGAAAGGGCAAAAAATGCCACCCATGTTTTTCACCAGTACACGCTGAAAGTGAAAAATGGAAAAAGAGACGCACTGCAACAATACCTGGCCGCAAAAGATATTCCCAGCATGATCTATTATCCGCTGCCATTATACAGACAGGAGGCTTTTGAGCAATATGTGGAAGAAGGCTTTAGCCTGCCGGTTACGGAAAAACTTTGTTCGGAAGTAATTTCTCTTCCTGTTCATACAGAATTTAATCAACAGGTTTCAGATTATATAATTTCTGAGATTAAAAACTTTTTTAACTAATTAATCATGAATTATACTAAAGCAATACTTATAAGAGAATTTGAAAAACTGCTTTTGGATCAATTTTCAAAAGGAACTCTTAATGGTACAGTTCATACCTGTGTTGGGCAGGAAACGATTGCAGTTGCTATTTCTGAAAACTTTAAAAAAGGGGATAAAGTTTTTTCTAATCATAGAGGACACGGACATTTTATTTCCGTTGGTGGAGATGTAAAACTTTTGCTTGCGGAAATGCTTGGAAAAAAGTGTGGTATTTCGTCAGGAATTGGTGGAAGTCAGCATCTTTACAATGATAATTTTATAAGCAATGGAATTCAGGGAGGTTTGGCGCCAGTTGCAGTTGGTTATGCTTATGTAAATAAATTGAAAAACAATGATAATATTTCCATAGTTTTCCTCGGAGATGGTACCATGGGAGAAGGAGTCGTATATGAAGCCCTTAATTTGGCTGCAATCTATTCGTCACCAACGCTGTTTGTGATGGAAAACAACGGATATGCACAGTCAACTCCTTTTAAAATGGTAAAAAAGGGCGAGATCAAAAATAGAGTTGAAGGCTTCGGCGTAACCTATTTAAAAACGTCAATCTGGGCGTCTGATTTTGAAAAAACAGTACATGAAGCAATTGTAAAAACAAGAGAAGGACAGCCTGTTTTCTTAGAAATTGAATGCTATAGACTAAATTCACATTCAAAAGGGGATGACAATAGAGATACTGTTGAAATTGAAAGATATGTAGAAATAGATCCGATTAATGTTTTTTATAAAGAATATGGAGATAAGGCATTAGAATATGAAAGTTCTGCTAAAGAGTTATTGTACAAATATCTTGAAGAACTCTCTGCTGAAGAATCGCTTAGCACAATGAAAAAGCATCTGTCAATTTATAATAAAAAAATTGATATAGAAAAGTTTGCAATAGAAAAGTTAGGAAAAAGAATAAACAAACTTATTAATGAAGGGCTTGATATTTTTTTAGCAAAAGAAAATTCACTTTTCTTAGGTGAAGATATTATGCAGACTACGGAATATACGCCGGGCAATTACGGAGGAGCATTCAAAGTCTCTGAAAAATTAAGCGAAAAATATAAAAACAGAGTCTTTAATACTCCTATTTGTGAAAGTTCCATTATTGGGTTTGCAATTGGATCATCATTAAACGGATATAAATCGATTGCAGAAATTATGTTTGGTGATTTTATGACCCTTGCTTTTGATCAGATATTACAACAGGGATCAAAGATTCCTGAAATGTTCGGACAAAAAGTAGAACTTCCGATGATTATAAGAACTCCAATGGGAGGAAGAAGAGGATACGGACCTACACACTCACAAAATATTGAGAAACATTTTTTATTTATCCCCAATACAAGGGTTTTAGCGTTAAATTCTTTTTACAATCCCAAAAATATTTTTGAATCTTTATATCAGTATAATGATATTTTAACATTAATTATTGAAGATAAAATTTCCTATACAAAAGAAATATTTTGGAAAGATCTTAAAGGCTATGAAATATACCAAACAAGAGAAGAGTTTCCGACTTTAATATTTAGCCCGGCAAAAATAAATCCTAACTTAACAATTCTTTGTTATGGAGGTATGTTGGATGAGGTATTGGCATCTATTGATGATTTAATTGCTGAAGAAATTTTCCCTGAAATAATATGTGCTATTCAGATTTCTCCATTTAATATCAATAGAGTTGTAGATAGCATAGGAAAAACTAAAAACATTTGTATTGTTGAAGAAGGGTCAAAATATGCAGGATTATCAGGAGAGATTTTCTCATATTTTGTAGAACACAAAATAGAAATAGACAAAGCACTAAGAATTTCTAATGAAAGTTTAATACCTTGTGCTAAAGAGGCAGAATTAGCAACTATCCCAAATAAAAACATCATTTTCAACGAGATTAAAAATTTTTTTTATGAATAAGTACTTTATAGAGCAGATTAATGTAAGTGATAATGAATATCTTATAACTGCTATATTGTTTCAAAACGGGGATAAAGTTAAGAAGGGAGATGTAATTTTTTCTTATGAATCTTCCAAGGCAGACTTTGACGGAGAATCTGAGCATGACGGCTATATTTACTACAACCCTACGCTTTTACTCAAAAAAAACTATAAAATAGGATATTTGTTGGCTGTAGTTTCTGAAGAAAAGATAACTAATTTTGAAGATGTTTTTAAAGAAGATAATAATATAGAATTACAATCTGCTATTGTCAAAAATAATGATAAGATTATTACTAAGAAAGCACAGAAATTAATCGAAGAAAATAATATTGATCCCGGTGTTTTTACAGAAGAGATTGTTTCTGAAGAAATTGTTTTAAATTATCTTCAAAAAAAGAATAAGCATACTTTCCAGGATATTGGTTTTTACTACTCTGGCATTTTAGACTTTAAAATTAATAACGGACAGAAAAGACTAGCAATTATTGGAGCAGGAAAGGCAGCCTTGCAGCTTCTGGATACTGTTTTCGAACTTAAAAATATTAACCCCGTTGTTTTATATGATGGTAATCAAGATATTATAGGAAAGAAACTTTTAGGAATAGAAATAAAACAACTTTCCATTGAGAATATTATGAAAGATTTCAAAGATGATATTTTTGACGAAATCATCATATCCTTTTCAGGAAATATTGCTGAAAGAAAAAAATGGTTTGATTTGCTTGAAAAAAATGATCTTGTCATAGCCAATATTTTCCATCCTACATGCATTATAAGCCATTTTGTAAATTTTGGGAAAGGAAATATCTTTTTTGCCAATACCCGAATAGGTCCTTTTGTGGAAATTGGTAATAATAATGTGGTCTCATCATATTGCAGTTTTGAACATCATAATAAATTAGGAGATCATAATACATTCGGTCCATCTGTTATTTTTTCAGGAAGCTGTACCATTGGGGATGAAATTAAATTTGGTACTGGTATTTTCATAGAGCCCAGGGTTAGTATTGAAAGCAATAGTATAATTGCTTCAGGATGTGTTGTACAAAAAAATATTCCTGGAAGCAGCATTTTAAGAAACACGACAAAATTTGAAATAAAAAAAATAAATACAGGTGAATAAAATAAAATTTGCGGTTGTCGGCTGTGGCCATATTGGTAAAAGACACGCAGAAATGATATCCAGAAATTCTGAATGTGAACTTGTAGCTCTGATAGATATAAGAGATAAATCCTTATTGGGGATTGAAAGCTATAATGTGCCTTTTTTTAAATCATTAGATGATTTTTTAAATTCAGGAATTGAAACAGACGTTATCAATATCGCATCACCTAATGGGTTTCATTTTGAACAGGCTTATTTAGCAATTTCTGCAGGCAAACATGTAGTGGTAGAAAAACCGATGGCACTAAAAAAACAGCATGCCGAAAAACTTATTTTCCAGGCTTTGCATAAACATAAACAGATTTTTGCCGTCATGCAGAACAGGTATTCGCCACCTTCTGCATGGATCAAGGAAATGATAGAAAGTGGTAAACTGGGACAGGTCTATATGGTCCAACTCAACTGCTATTGGAATCGTGACAGCAGATATTATAAACCTGAATCCTGGCACGGTAAAATAGAGCTCGACGGCGGGACACTTTTTACCCAGTTTTCTCATTTTATTGATATCATGTATTGGCTGTTTGGGGATATTACCAATATTCAGGGAAAATTTGCCGATTTTAACCATAAAGACCTCACTGATTTTGAAGATTCGGGTTTTGTAAACTTTGATTTTGTAGAAGGAGGAATGGGATCTTTAAATTATTCCACTTCCGTTTGGAACCAAAATCTTGAAAGTTCAATGACAATTATTGCAGAAAATGGTTCTGTAAAAATTGGGGGACAATATATGGATAAGGTGGAAGTCTGTAATATCAAGGATTACACCATGCCCCAGCTTCCTCCTACAAACCCGGGAAATGATTATGGAGCCTATAAGGGTTCTGCTGCCAACCATCATTATATTATTGAAAATGTTGTAGATGTTTTGAAAGAAAGAAATACAATCACCACCAATGCATTGGAAGGATTAAAAGTGGTAGATATTATAGAAAGGATTTATTCACAAAAAGTATAAAGACCAGATTTTGAAGGAGCAGTTAAAGCAATTATACAAAAACCAGTTTTTAAAAAATGTATCAACTTTGGTTTTTGGCAGTATAATTAGTCAGGCTGTGGTTGTTATTTCGGCACCACTGCTTTCAAGATTATTTTCTGTTGAATCTTTTGGAATTCTCTCAATTTTTACCAGTTTAACTGTTTTTTTTGCTGTATTGTCTACGGGGCGGTATGAGTTTGCCATTGGTCTTCCGGAAAATGATGATAAAGCATTAAAAATATTTAAACTAATTATTTATATAGGAGCATTCGTATCGGTATTTTATTTTGCTGTAATTTTTTTGTTAAAGGTTATACTTAAGGTTCATGATAAAACAGGCTTTCTAGTTCAGAAAGAATCTTTCATAGCTCCTCTTTATATATTTTTTATTGCTGTTTATTCTGCTTTGGGATATTGGAAACAAAGAAAAAAAGAATATAAAAAAATAACAATAGCTAATGCACTTCAGGTAATTGCAACTACAATTTTTAGTGTAACATTCGGATTGTTAAAAATTAGTTCAGGGATGATATGGGGGCTCATAATCGGGATTTTTATATCAACTCTTTATTTATTTATTGAAGAAAAGAATCTTTCTTATACAATAATTAAACAAAAAAATGTAGTAGATATTGCCAAGGAATATTATTCTTTCCCACGTTATATGATTTTTTCAGATCTTTCCTTAACGGCTAGCCAACAGTTTATACCTATTGTGTTTTCGGTGCTTTACAGTACAACTATTGTAGGTTTTTTTTCATTAGCAAACAGGATGCTGCGTTTACCAAATATTGTTATTACAGGCTCTATTGGTAATGTGTTTAGAAATGATGCAATTGATGAAATAAGAAAAAAAGGAAATTGTGAAACATTATATAGATCTACACTAAAAAAGCTTACCATACTATCTTTGCCAATATATCTTACGATATTTCTTATAGCTCCAACAATTTTTGATGTTATTTTTGGAAAAGAATGGAAAATTGCAGGCTACTTTGCAAGAATCATGTCTATAATGCTTCTTTTTGAATTTATTGCAATACCTCTTAATACACTATTTTATGTAAGAGAGAAACAAAAAATATTAATGAGGCTTCAGGTATTAAATTCTATTCTTACATTTATAGCAATATTTCTTGGATATTATTTTTTTAAAGACTATTATTATTCTCTGATATTATATTCTTCAGTTTCGATTATATCAAATATAAATTTTATAATTTTTACAAATAAATTGTCAAAAGGTGCCATTTAGAAAAATCAATAAATTGCAGGTTACTTTCTTAGTATCCATGCTTTTTGGGTATGAACTCATATCTTTTTTTCCGGGTTTATTAGAAATGGAATCATCAAGACCTGTTTCCGTTGGGTACAGGATAATAGTATTTTTATTGGGAACATTAGTTATTTTAAAAAACAGACTGGTTTTAAAGCCACAACATTTTTTAATTTATTTCTTCTGGTTGCTATATCTTTTGAGATTGGTTTATGATACAGCCTTTGTTCCTGGACTACAAACTCCATTGGTAGACTATTGGGCTTTTTCAGTTATTATTATCCTTACGTCTCTTGCCTGCACCACCAATTTTTCTCAAAGTACGATACTATCAGCAAGAAAATGGGTACTTATTGTTTTGTGTATTGTTAATGTTTGGGGCTTATATAACAATATTACGCAACCTAAATTAGTTCCAGATGATGTACTCGTAAGAGCGGATGCTAATGAATCTTTTAATACACTCTCATTTGGTAAAGCTGCAGCCACAATGTTTCTTGTCTGCTTTATGATATTTATGGAAAAAAATAAAATGATTTATAAAATTCTGCTTATTGTAATAATGGCATTAAGTATTTTTAATATCTTCATTGCTGGTTCCAGAGGTCCTTTCATTCAACTTGTGTTAATTATTGGATTATACTTATTAAGTCAAAGGAAGGCTATACACATAAAGTATATTATATGGCTTGCCGTTATTGCTATTGGTGTTTTTACAATATTTCCTGAATACCTCGATAGTTCAAGACTGTTGTTTGAAAGAATTAGTGAAACAGGCTTTTCATCTAACGACAGTGATAGGATAAGAGGTGAACTCTTTAATTCAGCATGGGAACAATTTCTTAATCATCCTTTTTTGGGCGACTCAATAGAAACTAAAATAGGAGGCACATATCCTCACAATATTGTTTTGGAAGCATTAATGACAACAGGTTTTGTGGGAGGAATTATTATGATCATCATTACAGTGGGTGGATTGAAAAATGGTATAAAATATTTAAAAATTTCCGATTATAATTGGATTGGTGCAATACTAATTTTAAATATTATTTCTTCGTTTTCATCAGGAAGTATTTCTAACGATATGCTCCTATGGCCACTTTTGACATTAACTGTTAATAGTCAAATTGATGAAGTTAACGGGGAAGTGTAAAATTAATGCCGAAATTGTGAAGATATTTTATTATTATATTTAAATTGAAAAGATGAAAATATTATTTATTTGTGATTACTACGATGATTCACAATTATATCAGGAACCCATGCTTTCCAAATATTATAGGCATCTGGGACATAAAGTGTATATAATTACTTCACACCATAAAGATGTTTTCAATTATGTATCTGAAAAAAACGTTAAAGTAAATTTTAAAGAAACGGTTTTAGGAAGATATGGGGAAATAATTTACAGACTGCCTTATACAATTAATGTTTTAAATAAAATAAAAAAGTTTTCAAATATTTTTTCTATTCTGGATGAAGTAGCTCCTGATATGGTTTTCTTACATGATATAAGCTTTAATCTTCATGAGGTAATAAAATATAAAAGAAAAAATAAAAGTATAAAAATTATCATGGATTATCACGCTGATTATTCTAACAGCGGTAAGAACTGGGTGTCAATAAATATACTTCACAGAATAATCCGTAAAAGATATTTACATTTCTATTTAAAACATATCGATAAAATTTTCCCTATAGTTCCGCATGGAGCAAAGTTTTTAAATGAAATATATTCAATTGAAAATAACAGAATGGAAATACTTCCATTAGGTGTAGACACTCTGGCCGTAGAAGAGATAAAGAGTAACATTAAGGATTATAAAAAACAAATATTATCAAAATATAATATAAATGAAAACGCACTATTACTTGTTAGTGGAGGCAAGTTAGACGAATTGAAAAAGACAGATTTACTTATTCAGGCAATGGGCAATTTGCCCTCGAATGTCCATTTGTTATTATTTGGGAAACCAACGACTGAAAAATATAAGTTATATTTAGAAAAATTATCAGAAGGTTTAAATGTACATTTCATAGGCTGGATAACCGCAGAAGAAACGTTGAAGTTATATCTGATTTCCGATATTGCTGTTTTTCCAGCCAGTCAGTCAGTGTTATGGCAACAGGCAATTGGAGCCGGATTACCCCTTTTAGTAGGAGATTCTGGAGGGCAAAGTGCGGAATATATGAATAAAAATAATAACATTATTGTTGTTGACAAAGAAAATCTGAACGTTAATACATTTAGTAATATTCTTACCGAATTAATACGCGATGAAAGAAAGAGAAAGAATATGTCTGAAGGAGCTGTATTAACGACAAAAACATACTTAGATTATAAAATAATTGCTGAAAAAACTTTAATTGTATGAATATAAGTGTTTGTTTGGCAACGTATAATGGTGAAAAATATATTGAAACACAGATCAATTCAATTTTACCACAATTATCGGGAAATGATGAACTAATTATCATTGACGATGGTTCTAAGGATAAAACTGTTGATATTATAAAAAGTCTTAATTCAAGATACATCAAAATTTTTATAAACGAAAAGAATTTAGGCCATGTAAAAACTTTTGAAAAGCTATTAAGTTTAGCCCAAAATCAATTGTTGTTCTTGTCCGATCAGGATGATATCTGGATTGAATCTAAAATAGAAATCTATAAAAAATATTTTGATGATAATGATGTCCTTCTTATTAGTGATAATTCATATTTTATAGATAATAAAGGAAACGAAATACATGCTAATATAGTAAAATTATCAAAAGAAAGTTCCCAAAACTATTCAAAAAATATAATTGATATTTATAGTGGCACAGCTGGTTATTACGGCTGTGGAATGGCGATGAAAAAAGATATTTTAGATGTCATCCTTCCAATACCTACTTACATTGAATCACATGATTTATGGATTGCAATGGCAGCAAATATGATGAGATCTAATCTACACATTGATGATAAAACTTTTTATAGAAGAATTCATGATGAAAATGACAGTCTGAGAAAAAGAAAATTTTTTAAAAAGATTTTCTCAAGATATATCTTTTTAAGATCTCAGGTAGAAATATTAAAAAGGTTAAAAAAAATAAAAAGATAATTTTTACTTACTATACTATAAAGATTTGCTCCTAATATAATAGTTAAAAGATTTAAAGTTTATAACATGAAAAAAAGACTCTTTCTATTATCATTTTTATTATTCTTATCCTGCATTTCATCACAAACTAAGAACAGACAGACAAAGTTTTTTTATGCTCTTGGTGCGATAGGAAGCAATGCTAAAAGTTATTTAAAACAAATTGGTGCTGAAGAAGTTGGTTTTTTAGACGAGGGTCAGTTTATAGCTAAAACAGGAGATAAATATTTTTTGAATTTAGCATTATTACAACAGGAAATTAACAGAGCAGTACCGGATAAGAACCGGAAAGGAATTGTTTATATAAACTTGGAGATGCCTTTCCCTGATATGCAAGGGAAAGATAATCGGCTTGCTATGAAGGCAATGGACTACTGTCTTGCCGTTTTAAAATACGCTAAAAAAGCAAGACCCAATATAAAATGGGGATTTTATGCAATTCCCTTTACAAGTGTTTGGGATGCCAACCAGGAGTTTTTTAACGCACAGAATAAATTTGCACCTTTACTGAAAGAATGCGACATTTTCCTCCCTTCGCTATATACTTTTTATAGCGACCCTGCAGTGCTTTTAGTTAATGGGAACTACTTAAACTATAATCTGGACGGTGTTATCAGATTAGGAATGAAATACAAAAAACCGGTTTATATATTTATGTGGCATAGATACCACAACAGCAATCAAAAAGAAAGTATGAAAGAGATTCCGGATAATATATGGAAGGATCAAATAGAAACCGTTGCAAGTCAAAATGTAAATGGTAAATTTGTAGACGGAATTTTATGGTGGGGAGCAGATACTTATTTTTATGGAAGACCGGAAGCTGCAAATATGAAAAAAGAATATAACGGATCTTTGGATAATTTCATTAAATACAATGATGAAAAATTAATAAAAAAAGCTAAAATTATAAACCAGGTTTTACAAAGTAAGAGATAATGAAAAACAGGCCCTATCAGATCTGTACGAAAACAATTATGGATACTACAGATCCTCATATAATATTCAATGAAAAGGGAGAAAGTGATTACTATACCAATTTCAAAGAAAACATAGAACCCAACTGGCATACAGATGAAAGAGGGTATAACGAACTAATGAAAATTGCCGATAAAATCAAAAAAACATCAAAAAATAAAGATTTTGATTGTATTATCGGATTGAGCGGTGGATTAGACAGTTCATATGCTGCCTACGTCGCAAAAGAAATCATGGGAATAAGACCTCTTATTTTCCATGTTGATGCAGGATGGAATACCGACAAAGCGGTGGGGAATATAGAAAAGCTAATCAATGGATTGGGGCTGGACTTATTTACAGAAGTAATCAACTGGGAAGAAATGAAAGATCTTCAGCTTGCATTTTTGAAATCACAGATTTCGGATCAGGATTTACCCCAGGATTATGCTTTTTTCTCTGCACTTTACAAATTCGCAAAAAAACATAAGATAAACTATGTTCTTACGGGAGGAAATTTTTCAACGGAATGTTGCAGAGAACCCGAAGAATGGGGAGGATTTCCAGGCATTGATACTACATTGGTAAAAGATATTCATTCCAAATTCGGCAAAAGGCCGCTGAAAACTTTTCCTCTGGTTGATATTCTTTCCTATAAGATATACTACAAATATGTATACGGAATGGAAGTTTTTAAACCATTGAACCTGGTTCCGTATATTAAAAAAGATGCTGAAAATCTTTTAACAGAAAAATTCGGTTGGGAGCCTTTTCAGCACAAACACCACGAATCCAGATTTACCCGTTTTTACGAAGATTACTGGCTGCCGAGAAAATTTGGCTACCAAAAAAGAAAAGCACACTTTTCTTCATTGATCCTCACCGGGCAAATGACACGGGAAGAAGCTTTAGACAGAGTTTCCAGACCGGAATTGCCGGAAGAATTCCTGCAAAGAGAATTCGAGTATGTTGCCAATAAACTGGATCTCACGAAAGAAGAACTTCAGCAGATTTTTGAAGGGGAAAACAAAACGTACAAAGATTATAAAAACAAAATGGGAATCATAAAACTCGGTGCCCAGGCAATGCAAAAACTGGGATTAGAAAAAAGATTATTCAGATGATAACAATTATTGATTACGGGGTGGGAAATATCAATGCATTCGTAAACGTCTACAAAAGAGTAGATGTTCCCGTAAAAGTTGCAAAGTCTAAAGACGATCTGCAGGATGCTCAGAAGCTTATTCTTCCGGGAGTAGGACATTTTGACCATGCGATGACCCAACTTAATAATTCCGGTATGCGGGATACACTCGATGAGCTTGTACTTGGTAAAAAAATACCGGTGATCGGAATATGTGTAGGTATGCAGATGATGGCAAACAGCAGTGATGAAGGAAAATTAGAAGGACTGAAATGGATTGATGCCACTGTTAAAAAATTTGATGAAACAAAAATTAATCAGGTAACGCGGCTGCCCCATATGGGATGGAATGATGTAAAACCCGTGAAAGATATGGAATTGTTTAAAGGATTGGAAAAAGATTCCATTTTTTATTTTCTTCATACTTATTATTTTCATTGCCATAATAATGAAGATATCATGGCTGTTACACAGTACGGTGATGAATTTGCTTCAGCGGCACATCACGGAAATAAGTACGGAATACAGTTTCATCCTGAAAAAAGTCACCACTATGGCGAAATTTTATTACATAATTTTGCAAAACTTTAACCATTATCAGCCCGAATGTTAAGACCCAGAATTATACCCAGTCTTCTGATACAGGATAACGGACTTGTAAAGACCGTAAACTTCAAAAATCCGAAATATGTGGGTGATCCTATCAATGCGGTAAGAATATTTAATGAAAAAGAAGTAGACGAACTCGCTATTTTCGATATAGATGCTACCGTTAAAGGATTAGAGCCTAATTATAGCCTTATTGAAAGAATTGCCAATCAGTCCAGAATGCCACTCTGCTACGGAGGAGGCGTGAAAACTGTTGAACAGGCTCAAAGAATCTTTGGTCTTGGAATTGAAAAAATAGCACTTTCATCAGCGGTTCTTCAAAATCCCCGTCTCATTACTGAAATTGCAGAGAGAGTAGGTTCTCAAAGTGTAATTGTAGTACTTGATGTTAAGAAAAAGCTCTTTGGAGGATATGAGGTTTATACTCACAACGGAAAAAAATCCACGGGAATCAATCCGTTTAAATTTGTGGAAGAAGCCCAGAAACTGGGTGCCGGCGAAATAATCATCAATTCCATAGATCAGGATGGTGTGATGAAAGGCTTCGATATTTCATTAATCGATAAAATAAGAGAAAAAATATCACTTCCCCTTACCGTTTTAGGAGGGGCAGGTTCTTTAAATGATATTAAACAGGTAATAGACAAGCACGGAATTATTGGAGTTGCAGCAGGTAGTTTGTTTGTATTTAAAGGTGTTTACAAAGCCGTTTTGATAAACTACCCTTCTTTCGAGGAAAAAGAAGGTCTAAGACAAAAGTAAAATATGTGTGGAATAGCCGGAATAATATATAAAGATCAGACACAGGTAAAAGAGGAAGCTCTCAAAAAGATGACCGACAGAATGTCGCACAGAGGCCCGGATGCAGAAGGTTTTTTTATTAAAGATAATGTGGGATTCGGACACCGCAGATTGTCGATTATTGATACAAGTGAATCTGCAAACCAGCCTTTTTATTTCGGTGATCAATATGTTTTGATCTTCAACGGGGCTATTTATAATTATATAGAACTCAGAGAAGAGCTTGAAAAAAAAGGGTATCAGTTTAAAACAGATTCAGATACAGAGGTCCTGATTGCATCCTATGATTGCTGGAAAGAAGATTGCGTGAAAAAATTCAATGGCATGTGGGCTTTTGCCATATTTGATGTAAAAAACAATAAAATCTTCTGTTCACGTGATCGTTTTGGAATTAAGCCGTTTTACTATTTTACAGATAATAACAAATTTATTTTTGCTTCAGAAATAAAACCGATACTTGAGATTGAGAAAATCACTCAGGTAAATGTGCAGGTGCTTGTTCAGTTTATTGCCGTTAATCTCACAGAACAGACCAGCGAAACTTTTTTTCAGGGCATCAGCAAACTACCCGGGTCACATAATTTAGTGTATGAT comes from the Chryseobacterium nepalense genome and includes:
- a CDS encoding DegT/DnrJ/EryC1/StrS family aminotransferase, which produces MKIQMVDLKSQYEKIKEEVNAGIQECIDNTAFINGPAVKEFQQEFEKYLNVKHVIPCANGTDALQIAMMALDLKPGDEVICPAFTYVATAEVIGLLGLKPIMVDVDENTFNIAPEGLENYITPKTKAIVPVHLYGQSAEMKKILDFAEKHNLFVIEDNAQAIGSDYTFPDGTSMKTGTIGHIGCTSFFPSKNLGCYGDGGALMTNDDDLATKIRMIANHGQQKKYYHKVLGCNSRLDTIQAAVLNVKLKHLDHYSASRNQMAAYYDENLKEIPEIQVPERAKNATHVFHQYTLKVKNGKRDALQQYLAAKDIPSMIYYPLPLYRQEAFEQYVEEGFSLPVTEKLCSEVISLPVHTEFNQQVSDYIISEIKNFFN
- a CDS encoding dehydrogenase E1 component subunit alpha/beta, whose product is MNYTKAILIREFEKLLLDQFSKGTLNGTVHTCVGQETIAVAISENFKKGDKVFSNHRGHGHFISVGGDVKLLLAEMLGKKCGISSGIGGSQHLYNDNFISNGIQGGLAPVAVGYAYVNKLKNNDNISIVFLGDGTMGEGVVYEALNLAAIYSSPTLFVMENNGYAQSTPFKMVKKGEIKNRVEGFGVTYLKTSIWASDFEKTVHEAIVKTREGQPVFLEIECYRLNSHSKGDDNRDTVEIERYVEIDPINVFYKEYGDKALEYESSAKELLYKYLEELSAEESLSTMKKHLSIYNKKIDIEKFAIEKLGKRINKLINEGLDIFLAKENSLFLGEDIMQTTEYTPGNYGGAFKVSEKLSEKYKNRVFNTPICESSIIGFAIGSSLNGYKSIAEIMFGDFMTLAFDQILQQGSKIPEMFGQKVELPMIIRTPMGGRRGYGPTHSQNIEKHFLFIPNTRVLALNSFYNPKNIFESLYQYNDILTLIIEDKISYTKEIFWKDLKGYEIYQTREEFPTLIFSPAKINPNLTILCYGGMLDEVLASIDDLIAEEIFPEIICAIQISPFNINRVVDSIGKTKNICIVEEGSKYAGLSGEIFSYFVEHKIEIDKALRISNESLIPCAKEAELATIPNKNIIFNEIKNFFYE
- a CDS encoding lipopolysaccharide biosynthesis protein, with translation MKEQLKQLYKNQFLKNVSTLVFGSIISQAVVVISAPLLSRLFSVESFGILSIFTSLTVFFAVLSTGRYEFAIGLPENDDKALKIFKLIIYIGAFVSVFYFAVIFLLKVILKVHDKTGFLVQKESFIAPLYIFFIAVYSALGYWKQRKKEYKKITIANALQVIATTIFSVTFGLLKISSGMIWGLIIGIFISTLYLFIEEKNLSYTIIKQKNVVDIAKEYYSFPRYMIFSDLSLTASQQFIPIVFSVLYSTTIVGFFSLANRMLRLPNIVITGSIGNVFRNDAIDEIRKKGNCETLYRSTLKKLTILSLPIYLTIFLIAPTIFDVIFGKEWKIAGYFARIMSIMLLFEFIAIPLNTLFYVREKQKILMRLQVLNSILTFIAIFLGYYFFKDYYYSLILYSSVSIISNINFIIFTNKLSKGAI
- a CDS encoding Gfo/Idh/MocA family protein, which codes for MNKIKFAVVGCGHIGKRHAEMISRNSECELVALIDIRDKSLLGIESYNVPFFKSLDDFLNSGIETDVINIASPNGFHFEQAYLAISAGKHVVVEKPMALKKQHAEKLIFQALHKHKQIFAVMQNRYSPPSAWIKEMIESGKLGQVYMVQLNCYWNRDSRYYKPESWHGKIELDGGTLFTQFSHFIDIMYWLFGDITNIQGKFADFNHKDLTDFEDSGFVNFDFVEGGMGSLNYSTSVWNQNLESSMTIIAENGSVKIGGQYMDKVEVCNIKDYTMPQLPPTNPGNDYGAYKGSAANHHYIIENVVDVLKERNTITTNALEGLKVVDIIERIYSQKV